In the genome of Flavobacteriales bacterium, one region contains:
- a CDS encoding gliding motility lipoprotein GldH, with protein MKLTHWLIACSAIACMTSCDPNRLYEQNQTIEGDAWDQNDIKTFNIDIPDTVQPYNVFINIREATGYPFSNLFLFVTTTFPNQKALTDTVEIMLKDQSGESMGSGLGDIWDHQVMWKHAVRFPQAGTYRISLQQAMRVEKLPLIMDVGIRVAKFENE; from the coding sequence ATGAAGCTGACACATTGGTTGATCGCATGCTCCGCCATCGCCTGTATGACTTCATGCGACCCTAACAGGCTGTACGAACAGAACCAGACCATCGAAGGCGATGCATGGGACCAGAATGACATCAAAACATTCAACATCGATATACCTGATACCGTCCAACCTTACAACGTGTTTATCAACATCCGTGAAGCCACAGGCTACCCGTTCAGTAACCTCTTCCTGTTCGTGACCACAACGTTTCCCAACCAAAAGGCACTCACCGACACCGTGGAAATTATGCTGAAAGATCAATCGGGAGAATCAATGGGCAGTGGCCTCGGCGATATTTGGGACCACCAAGTGATGTGGAAGCATGCCGTTCGTTTCCCGCAGGCAGGAACCTATCGCATATCCCTGCAACAAGCAATGCGCGTGGAAAAACTCCCGTTGATCATGGATGTGGGAATCCGTGTAGCGAAATTCGAAAACGAGTAA
- a CDS encoding CvpA family protein, translated as MNWLDLVLIIPLLWAGYRGFTKGLLISLATFMALFLGIVAAIRLSDFVAGYLTEWWDIKPDWLNLIAFSCTFLLVVIGVHLFARLLEKMVKWTGLGWANKLTGALFGLMKMGFILSLLLMCFQTVNSATKLLDEDLQSQSLLFKPVRAIAPIILPKIEDNRISDMIHWDVNESKGWLKQRFHTW; from the coding sequence TATCGTGGTTTTACCAAGGGATTACTGATCTCCTTAGCCACATTTATGGCACTTTTTTTAGGTATCGTAGCCGCGATCCGTCTCTCAGATTTTGTTGCAGGTTATCTCACGGAATGGTGGGACATCAAACCGGATTGGCTGAACCTGATAGCCTTCTCCTGCACTTTCCTGCTGGTGGTGATCGGGGTTCACCTGTTCGCCCGCCTGCTTGAAAAAATGGTGAAATGGACCGGCCTCGGGTGGGCCAATAAACTGACCGGTGCCCTGTTCGGCCTGATGAAAATGGGATTTATTCTGAGCTTATTGCTGATGTGTTTTCAAACCGTCAACTCTGCAACAAAACTGCTGGATGAAGATCTGCAGTCACAATCGTTGTTGTTTAAACCCGTGCGGGCCATCGCACCCATCATCCTCCCCAAAATAGAAGACAACCGGATCAGTGACATGATCCACTGGGACGTGAACGAATCAAAGGGTTGGCTCAAGCAACGCTTTCACACCTGGTAA
- a CDS encoding transglycosylase domain-containing protein has translation MAKKTKKSQKRSWTRWVIALWLVVILPLGGFALLMVGISEGMFGELPSFEELENPKSNQASQIFSGDHKLLGKYFKENRINVSYDHLSPYLKQALIATEDERFNDHSGVDVRGIIRAVTYMGSKGGASTISQQLAKNLFPREKLSLPELILRKLKEWVIATRLERQYTKDEIIAWYFNTFDFINNAVGIQSAAQVYFNREPDSLSLVQSAMLVGMAQNPALYNPLKRPDITMKRREVVLSQMLKNKFITREVYDSIRVLPLGLDYKVVDHKEGLAPYFREVLRAYVSEILNQKDPNTGKYLYVDTEGNPYDLYKDGLRIYTTLDSKLQEYAEWSVTQHLSKELQDDFFKNLKKRKNYPFDSRITKAQVDQIMNGSMKRSDRYMILTGKQCANCGRRGRNMKKETVDGKTVFRCQADDCGFVRNATPVDSIPIIFNTPTPMRVFSWKGEIDTVMTPMDSIRYYKSFLQAGMMSVDPHTGFIKAWVGGIDYKHFAYDHVYQGKRQVGSTFKPIVYALAIQQGLEPCHEVANYPVIFEKERFNLPENWSPQNADGEYGGMLSLKYGLANSINTVTAWIMKQYGPQAVVNLARKMGITSHLDPVPSLCLGVADLSVYELTGATATFANKGIWLEPVFLTRIEDKFGNTIYNFHQKSEEPMSEETAYIMLQMLKAVANGACCNSKGKYSGTAMRLRGSSHPYANIHTPFGAKTGTTQNQSDGWFLGITPDLVTGVWVGCEDRSVRFSSLYLGQGANTALPIWGYYMNKIYADSTIDISQGDFEQPDQPISVNLNCKSYNQNKQQSSDPLDGFD, from the coding sequence ATGGCGAAGAAAACAAAGAAATCACAAAAACGCAGTTGGACCCGGTGGGTGATCGCTCTCTGGTTGGTGGTGATCCTTCCCCTCGGTGGCTTTGCCCTGCTGATGGTGGGTATTTCCGAAGGCATGTTCGGTGAACTGCCCTCCTTTGAAGAACTGGAAAACCCGAAAAGCAACCAAGCCAGCCAGATCTTCTCCGGTGACCACAAACTACTCGGGAAATACTTCAAGGAAAATCGCATCAACGTTTCGTACGATCACCTTTCTCCTTACCTCAAGCAAGCGCTGATAGCCACTGAAGACGAAAGGTTCAATGACCACTCCGGTGTGGATGTCCGCGGCATCATCCGCGCGGTAACCTACATGGGGTCCAAAGGCGGTGCCAGCACCATCTCACAACAACTCGCCAAAAACCTGTTTCCCCGTGAGAAACTCAGTCTGCCCGAACTGATCCTGCGCAAACTGAAGGAATGGGTGATCGCAACACGCCTGGAAAGACAATACACGAAAGACGAAATCATTGCCTGGTATTTCAACACGTTCGACTTCATCAACAACGCAGTCGGTATCCAATCTGCCGCACAGGTGTATTTCAACCGTGAACCGGATTCCCTTAGCCTGGTGCAATCTGCCATGCTGGTTGGAATGGCCCAGAACCCAGCCCTCTACAACCCGCTTAAAAGACCTGATATTACCATGAAACGCAGGGAAGTGGTGCTGAGCCAGATGCTGAAAAACAAATTCATCACACGTGAAGTCTACGATTCCATCAGGGTGCTCCCCCTCGGGCTCGATTACAAAGTGGTGGACCATAAGGAAGGACTGGCCCCGTATTTCCGGGAAGTACTGCGCGCATACGTTAGCGAAATTCTCAACCAGAAAGACCCCAACACCGGAAAATACCTGTATGTGGATACCGAAGGCAACCCATATGATCTCTATAAAGACGGCCTTCGCATCTACACCACCCTCGATTCCAAGTTGCAGGAATATGCGGAATGGTCCGTAACCCAACACCTCAGCAAGGAACTTCAGGATGATTTTTTTAAGAACCTGAAAAAACGAAAGAATTATCCCTTTGACTCCCGGATCACCAAGGCCCAGGTTGACCAGATCATGAACGGCTCCATGAAACGTTCCGACAGGTACATGATCCTAACGGGTAAACAGTGTGCCAACTGCGGACGACGCGGACGAAACATGAAAAAGGAAACCGTAGACGGGAAAACCGTTTTCCGGTGCCAGGCCGATGACTGCGGCTTCGTTCGCAATGCAACACCGGTAGATTCCATCCCCATTATTTTCAACACGCCCACACCCATGAGGGTGTTTTCCTGGAAAGGAGAAATCGATACCGTCATGACCCCGATGGATTCCATCCGGTACTACAAAAGCTTTCTTCAGGCCGGCATGATGTCAGTGGATCCGCATACCGGGTTCATCAAGGCATGGGTGGGCGGAATCGACTACAAACACTTTGCATACGACCATGTGTACCAGGGGAAACGTCAGGTAGGATCCACCTTCAAACCCATCGTGTATGCATTGGCCATACAGCAGGGACTGGAACCTTGTCATGAAGTGGCCAACTACCCCGTGATCTTCGAAAAAGAACGCTTCAACCTACCGGAAAACTGGTCGCCGCAAAATGCCGACGGCGAATACGGCGGCATGCTTTCACTGAAATACGGGCTCGCCAACTCCATCAATACCGTCACCGCTTGGATCATGAAACAATACGGCCCGCAAGCGGTTGTGAACCTGGCCCGTAAAATGGGCATCACCAGTCACCTGGATCCCGTTCCCTCCCTGTGCCTGGGTGTGGCCGATCTGAGCGTATATGAACTCACCGGTGCCACGGCTACATTCGCCAACAAGGGCATCTGGCTGGAACCGGTTTTCCTCACGCGCATCGAAGACAAATTCGGAAATACCATTTACAATTTCCACCAGAAAAGTGAAGAGCCCATGAGCGAAGAAACCGCCTACATCATGCTGCAAATGCTGAAAGCGGTTGCCAACGGAGCCTGTTGCAACTCCAAAGGCAAGTACTCGGGAACCGCCATGCGCCTTCGGGGTTCATCCCATCCGTACGCCAACATCCATACCCCGTTCGGGGCCAAAACAGGTACCACGCAGAACCAATCTGACGGGTGGTTCCTGGGCATCACCCCTGACCTGGTCACAGGGGTGTGGGTCGGATGTGAAGACCGCAGCGTTCGGTTCTCCAGCCTGTACCTCGGACAAGGCGCCAATACAGCACTTCCCATCTGGGGTTACTACATGAACAAAATCTACGCCGACTCCACAATTGACATTTCACAGGGAGATTTCGAACAACCGGACCAACCGATTTCGGTGAACCTGAACTGCAAATCCTACAACCAAAACAAACAACAATCCAGTGATCCGCTGGATGGCTTTGATTGA
- a CDS encoding phosphoglycerate kinase, which yields MKTIDDFDFANKKALVRVDFNVPLDFECRVTDDTRIRMALPTIRKILNDGGSVILMSHLGRPKSGPEDKFSLKHLLPVLKDSLKVPVHFAEDCIGPKAEQAAAGLKGGEVLLLENLRFHKEEEKGDEAFSGKLASLGDVYVNDAFGTAHRAHASTAVIARFFPQAKFFGYLLADEVSNIEKVLRNPQRPVAAIIGGAKVSGKMEVITRLLEKIDTLIIGGGMAFTFIKAQGGHIGNSLVEDDLLEFARQVMDDAKARGVQFLIPVDCVMADTFSNNAESSVVKAGEIKDGWMGLDIGPETCALYKDAILAAKTILWNGPMGVFEMSSFETGTRKIADAIVEATRKGAFSLVGGGDSVAAVNKFQMTDQVSYVSTGGGALLEYIEGKELPGVKALLEPTL from the coding sequence ATGAAAACCATTGATGATTTTGACTTTGCGAACAAGAAAGCGCTGGTGCGTGTTGATTTCAACGTGCCGTTGGATTTTGAGTGCAGGGTAACGGACGATACCCGTATCCGCATGGCGCTACCTACCATTCGTAAGATCCTGAATGATGGCGGAAGCGTGATCCTGATGTCCCATCTGGGCAGACCCAAGAGCGGACCGGAAGACAAGTTTTCACTGAAGCATCTTTTGCCTGTGCTGAAGGACTCACTAAAGGTTCCTGTTCATTTCGCAGAAGATTGTATCGGGCCCAAAGCCGAGCAGGCTGCTGCAGGGTTGAAGGGTGGTGAGGTATTGCTGCTTGAGAATCTGAGGTTTCACAAAGAAGAAGAAAAAGGTGACGAGGCCTTCTCCGGAAAACTGGCGTCACTCGGAGACGTATATGTGAATGATGCATTCGGTACGGCGCACCGGGCGCATGCTTCCACGGCGGTTATTGCCAGGTTCTTTCCCCAGGCGAAATTTTTCGGATACCTGCTGGCGGATGAGGTCAGCAACATAGAAAAAGTGTTGCGAAACCCGCAAAGGCCGGTAGCTGCCATCATAGGTGGTGCCAAGGTTTCCGGCAAGATGGAGGTGATCACCCGTTTGTTGGAGAAGATCGATACCCTGATCATCGGTGGTGGCATGGCGTTTACTTTCATCAAGGCACAGGGGGGGCATATCGGAAATTCCCTGGTGGAAGATGACCTGTTGGAATTTGCTCGCCAGGTAATGGATGATGCCAAAGCGCGTGGTGTGCAATTTCTGATCCCGGTTGATTGTGTAATGGCCGATACATTTTCCAACAATGCGGAAAGCAGTGTGGTGAAGGCAGGTGAGATAAAGGATGGATGGATGGGATTGGATATAGGTCCTGAAACCTGTGCCCTCTATAAGGATGCGATCCTCGCTGCAAAGACCATTTTGTGGAACGGTCCGATGGGCGTTTTTGAAATGTCTAGTTTTGAAACAGGCACCCGAAAAATAGCTGATGCCATTGTGGAAGCAACCCGCAAGGGCGCTTTTTCGCTGGTAGGTGGCGGAGACTCAGTGGCTGCTGTCAACAAATTCCAAATGACCGACCAGGTGAGTTACGTATCCACCGGTGGAGGTGCTTTGCTGGAATACATTGAAGGGAAGGAATTACCAGGTGTGAAAGCGTTGCTTGAGCCAACCCTTTGA